The proteins below come from a single Acidobacteriota bacterium genomic window:
- a CDS encoding zinc ribbon domain-containing protein codes for MILCTQCGNANDDASQFCLHCGDAISAASESVEQQRRMVEQANLARLAASTCPNCSAAMAVVIKRSGLGLALVILGVALTPFLIGIPLFIAGYMLRFGGKGRACYRCPRCNYSSA; via the coding sequence ATGATACTGTGCACTCAATGCGGAAATGCGAATGACGATGCCAGCCAGTTTTGCCTCCACTGCGGTGATGCGATAAGCGCAGCCAGCGAGTCAGTAGAACAACAACGACGCATGGTTGAACAAGCGAATTTGGCGCGCCTGGCCGCCAGTACGTGTCCGAATTGTAGCGCCGCAATGGCTGTTGTCATCAAACGCTCTGGCCTGGGACTGGCGCTAGTGATTCTCGGCGTCGCACTGACGCCGTTCCTGATCGGCATTCCGCTCTTCATCGCCGGGTATATGTTGAGGTTTGGCGGCAAGGGGCGGGCTTGTTATCGCTGCCCACGCTGCAACTACTCAAGCGCATAG
- a CDS encoding CHAT domain-containing protein, translated as MTKATNNCYLCRRIAPRGVGCLVSLLLIACSSSAAQSNQEVRVLEPDQPIERALAGVESHFYRLTLAAGQSMQVTVEQPSINARLRLFGPDDKLLVESSSWWEGLRRLWWVAETNGAYRLEILSANPHNATRLYRVSLEELRPAGPPERLRVAAQQAFYEARELQSIDEVQSRFNAIPKFQQALQLWRAFGDQRQEARVLLEITINYAELSEYQQALDYGQQALRLRQTAADRRWEATLLNTVGEAYQYLGEYEQARASFEQALPLWRALGHRPGEAWTLNDLGSAYHAVGARQQAFDYYQQALSVYQAAGEADGQALELTRLGAFYAALGEPEKAREALLQALQFWQVQFSRGYPDSRQARTLHYLGDVSAASAEHAAALEYYNQALQRWRTIGDRYWESITLHSMGQTAAAASDAERAFDCFNQALALRRDIGDRRGQAATLTQLGALHYAAGAGAAALDHFHEALTLRRAIGDREGTADTLYHLARVARERDALDEARAQIEAALSAVEQVRANFISQELRAAYFATVRAYYEFYLDLLMQLHERRPAEGFAAQALQASEQARARSLLELLAEAGAEIRQDADPQLVARARAVEQRLNAAAQRLNLPGNKLTPAQIAALERELTALSDEHQQIEAQLRAASSRYAALTQPQPLKPAEIQQLLDPDTLLLEYALGAERSFLWAVTATTLDSFELPKRTAIEAAAQRVYQLLTARNQRPPGETATQWRARVRQADAAYRVAAAALSQMLLGPVAAQWGNNRLLIVAQGSLQFIPFAALPAPEMERQRDGETGRQKAARRAATPLIVNHEVVNLPSASVLAVLRRETATRPPASRTLAVLADPVFSADDERVHADVRAPTEKPASPGRDRLRDVERAWEDVSGGGGGPTRLARLSGTGWEAEQILARVPAGQRLKALGFDASRAAATAPALSQYRFVHFATHALIDNVHPELSGIVLSLVDEQGRAQDGFLRAHEIFNLKFNAELVVLSACRTGLGKEIKGEGSIGLTRSFMYAGAPRVVVSLWSVRDKEAAELMVRFYKRLLGPERMSPAAALRAAQVELWRGQQWQSPYYWAAFVLQGEWK; from the coding sequence GTGACCAAAGCAACCAACAATTGTTACCTGTGCCGACGAATCGCCCCGCGTGGCGTGGGCTGCCTGGTTAGCCTGCTGCTCATAGCGTGTTCAAGCAGCGCGGCGCAAAGCAACCAGGAAGTTCGCGTGCTGGAGCCTGACCAGCCAATCGAACGCGCGCTTGCAGGCGTCGAGAGTCATTTTTACCGGCTGACGCTTGCCGCCGGTCAGAGCATGCAAGTGACGGTCGAACAACCCAGCATCAATGCGCGGCTGCGGCTGTTTGGGCCGGATGACAAGCTGCTCGTTGAGTCCAGTTCGTGGTGGGAAGGATTGCGGCGGTTGTGGTGGGTCGCGGAGACGAACGGCGCATACCGGTTGGAGATTCTCTCGGCCAACCCGCACAACGCGACCAGACTTTATCGCGTCAGCCTCGAAGAGTTGCGGCCCGCCGGCCCGCCGGAGCGGCTCCGCGTCGCCGCGCAGCAGGCTTTTTATGAAGCGCGCGAGTTGCAATCCATAGATGAGGTCCAGTCGCGATTCAACGCCATTCCGAAATTTCAGCAAGCGCTGCAACTGTGGCGCGCGTTCGGCGATCAACGCCAGGAAGCACGGGTGCTGCTGGAAATCACCATCAACTACGCCGAACTCAGTGAATACCAGCAGGCGCTTGATTATGGTCAACAGGCCTTGCGCTTGCGGCAAACGGCGGCGGATCGCAGATGGGAAGCGACGCTGCTCAACACTGTGGGCGAGGCCTATCAATATCTTGGTGAGTATGAGCAGGCGCGCGCCAGCTTTGAGCAGGCGCTGCCGCTCTGGCGCGCGCTCGGGCATCGTCCGGGGGAAGCCTGGACGCTCAACGATCTAGGTTCGGCTTACCACGCCGTGGGCGCGCGCCAGCAGGCGTTCGATTACTATCAGCAAGCGCTCAGCGTCTATCAGGCAGCGGGCGAGGCCGACGGACAAGCCCTCGAACTCACGCGGCTGGGCGCGTTTTACGCTGCGCTCGGCGAGCCGGAGAAAGCGCGCGAAGCTCTTCTGCAAGCCTTGCAGTTCTGGCAAGTGCAGTTCTCGCGCGGCTACCCCGACTCCAGACAGGCGCGCACGCTGCATTATCTCGGCGACGTGTCCGCCGCCAGCGCTGAGCACGCGGCGGCGCTGGAGTATTACAACCAGGCGTTGCAACGCTGGCGCACGATTGGCGACCGGTATTGGGAGAGCATCACGCTCCACAGCATGGGCCAGACCGCCGCGGCAGCGAGCGACGCCGAGCGCGCATTCGATTGCTTCAACCAGGCGCTGGCGCTACGCCGCGACATCGGCGACCGGCGCGGGCAAGCCGCCACGCTCACCCAACTGGGCGCGCTCCATTACGCGGCGGGCGCTGGCGCTGCGGCGCTCGATCATTTCCACGAGGCGCTGACCTTGCGCCGCGCCATCGGTGATCGTGAAGGCACGGCGGATACGCTTTATCACCTCGCCCGCGTGGCGCGTGAACGTGACGCTTTAGACGAGGCGCGCGCGCAGATCGAAGCGGCGCTCAGCGCGGTTGAGCAGGTGCGCGCCAACTTCATCAGCCAGGAACTGCGCGCTGCTTATTTCGCCACCGTGCGCGCCTACTACGAGTTTTACCTTGACCTGCTGATGCAATTGCACGAGCGCCGCCCGGCGGAAGGCTTCGCCGCGCAGGCCCTGCAAGCCAGCGAGCAGGCGCGCGCGCGCAGCCTGTTGGAACTGCTGGCCGAAGCCGGGGCCGAGATTCGTCAAGACGCCGACCCACAGCTTGTCGCCCGCGCCCGCGCCGTCGAACAACGCCTCAACGCCGCCGCGCAGCGCCTGAACCTGCCCGGCAACAAACTCACGCCCGCGCAAATCGCCGCGCTGGAGCGCGAGCTCACGGCGCTCTCCGACGAGCATCAGCAAATCGAAGCGCAACTCCGCGCGGCCAGCTCCCGTTACGCCGCGCTCACCCAGCCGCAACCGCTCAAGCCGGCGGAGATTCAGCAACTGCTCGACCCCGACACGCTGCTGCTCGAATACGCGCTCGGGGCGGAGCGCAGTTTCTTGTGGGCGGTGACGGCGACGACGCTCGACAGCTTTGAACTGCCCAAGCGCACCGCGATCGAAGCCGCCGCCCAGCGCGTCTATCAATTGCTGACCGCGCGCAATCAACGTCCGCCCGGTGAAACCGCCACCCAATGGCGCGCGCGCGTGCGGCAGGCCGACGCCGCGTATCGCGTGGCGGCGGCGGCGTTGAGTCAAATGCTGCTCGGCCCGGTCGCCGCGCAATGGGGCAACAACCGGCTGCTCATCGTCGCGCAAGGCAGCTTGCAGTTCATTCCCTTCGCGGCGCTGCCCGCGCCTGAAATGGAGAGACAGCGAGACGGGGAGACGGGGAGACAAAAAGCTGCTCGCCGCGCCGCCACGCCGCTGATCGTCAATCACGAAGTCGTCAACCTGCCCTCGGCTTCCGTGCTCGCCGTCTTGCGCCGCGAGACGGCCACGCGCCCACCCGCATCCAGGACGCTCGCCGTGCTGGCCGATCCGGTCTTCAGCGCCGACGATGAGCGCGTGCACGCAGACGTCCGTGCGCCGACTGAAAAGCCAGCGTCGCCGGGCCGCGACCGGCTGCGCGATGTCGAGCGAGCCTGGGAGGATGTCAGCGGCGGCGGCGGCGGCCCCACGCGCCTGGCGCGGCTCTCCGGCACGGGCTGGGAAGCCGAGCAGATTCTGGCGCGCGTGCCCGCCGGGCAGCGGCTCAAGGCGCTCGGTTTCGACGCCAGCCGCGCCGCCGCCACCGCTCCGGCGCTCAGCCAATACCGCTTCGTCCACTTCGCCACGCACGCTTTGATTGACAACGTGCATCCCGAACTTTCGGGCATCGTCCTCTCGCTGGTGGATGAACAGGGCCGCGCGCAGGACGGCTTCCTGCGCGCGCACGAAATCTTCAACCTCAAATTCAACGCCGAACTGGTCGTGCTCAGCGCCTGCCGCACGGGCCTCGGCAAAGAGATCAAAGGCGAAGGCAGCATCGGCCTGACACGCAGTTTTATGTACGCGGGCGCGCCGCGCGTAGTCGTCAGCCTGTGGTCGGTGCGGGATAAAGAAGCGGCGGAGTTGATGGTGCGGTTTTACAAACGATTGCTGGGGCCGGAACGAATGTCGCCCGCGGCGGCCTTGCGCGCGGCGCAGGTCGAGCTGTGGCGGGGGCAGCAGTGGCAGTCGCCTTATTACTGGGCGGCGTTCGTGCTGCAAGGCGAGTGGAAGTAG
- a CDS encoding PKD domain-containing protein, which produces MHGLTAPRLSASMLLALILVCLSAPAALAQQSQGTAPNQPAAPDQTSGFAGVGVGLAFQETGQTAAARGVGLAFQTALPGASQSVALRFGNTGGEALSITNVRARQLADGSKLVEVLYDLNGAPAAGVDVFVVFSDNGGSTYTIAPIVGSLSGAVGAGIKNGGDRRILWTASQNLPAETFKTNFQARVIVNSFFSGVSNLFPVDLRSNSAVPIAAFSFTPSAPAIGQTVKFNDFSSGRPTAWAWDFDADGRPDSNSQHPSYVFTRPGSYHVTLTVSNAYGSASLTQIVRVSANDSLPFVSGVVRSYPGFFLEGSNVELRLDVSVDWQGAPGKASFSVNGGAALEERGTLAGAAHTFKIGRDIPARLSGTEIKITATNGAGRVGPEWLEKVYVFPFPIWLAVGYQQDPSSVKFTAGNGEVSASLHKDFPTPHLAQDGPLEIPDWVPYIGGRFGLLETFAQIKGNVSSTGAGSLQLSGQTGFTAGGKSISGTAPGSGYFSSRPAEWVGANGGIIQAGLDRRDQQRDWPH; this is translated from the coding sequence ATGCATGGCCTAACCGCTCCTCGTTTGAGCGCCAGTATGCTGCTGGCTTTGATTCTCGTGTGTCTGTCGGCGCCTGCTGCCTTAGCGCAACAGAGTCAAGGCACGGCCCCGAATCAACCCGCAGCACCAGACCAGACCTCCGGCTTTGCCGGCGTCGGCGTCGGTCTTGCGTTTCAGGAAACCGGCCAGACGGCAGCCGCGCGCGGCGTGGGCCTGGCGTTTCAAACTGCGCTGCCGGGCGCTAGTCAGAGCGTCGCGCTGCGCTTTGGCAATACTGGTGGCGAGGCGCTTTCCATCACGAACGTCCGCGCGCGGCAACTCGCTGATGGCAGCAAATTGGTCGAGGTGCTTTATGACTTGAATGGCGCGCCTGCCGCGGGTGTGGACGTCTTCGTCGTCTTCTCCGACAACGGCGGCAGCACTTATACAATTGCGCCAATCGTGGGCAGTCTGAGCGGCGCGGTCGGCGCAGGCATCAAGAATGGCGGCGACCGGCGCATTCTTTGGACAGCGTCGCAGAATCTGCCCGCCGAGACTTTCAAGACCAACTTTCAGGCGCGCGTGATCGTCAACAGCTTTTTCTCCGGCGTCTCCAATCTCTTCCCGGTGGATTTGCGTTCCAACTCGGCTGTGCCTATCGCGGCCTTCAGCTTCACGCCGAGCGCTCCGGCCATAGGCCAGACGGTCAAGTTCAATGACTTTTCGAGCGGACGCCCGACCGCGTGGGCGTGGGATTTCGACGCTGACGGCAGGCCTGACTCCAACTCGCAGCACCCGAGTTATGTCTTCACGCGGCCCGGCTCCTATCACGTGACGCTCACAGTCAGCAATGCTTATGGCTCGGCCAGCCTGACGCAGATCGTGCGTGTCAGCGCGAACGACAGCCTGCCGTTTGTGAGCGGCGTGGTGCGCTCTTATCCGGGCTTCTTCCTCGAAGGCAGCAACGTGGAGCTGCGTTTGGATGTCAGCGTGGATTGGCAGGGTGCGCCGGGCAAAGCCAGTTTCTCGGTCAATGGCGGCGCGGCGCTGGAGGAACGCGGGACGCTGGCCGGCGCGGCGCACACCTTCAAAATCGGGCGGGACATTCCAGCGCGTCTGAGCGGGACTGAGATCAAAATCACCGCGACCAATGGAGCCGGGCGTGTCGGCCCTGAGTGGCTGGAGAAGGTCTATGTCTTTCCTTTTCCCATCTGGCTGGCAGTCGGGTATCAACAAGACCCCTCCAGCGTCAAGTTCACCGCTGGCAATGGCGAGGTGAGTGCCAGCCTCCACAAAGATTTTCCGACGCCGCACCTGGCGCAAGACGGCCCGCTTGAGATTCCCGATTGGGTGCCTTACATCGGCGGGAGATTCGGTCTGCTCGAAACCTTCGCGCAAATCAAGGGCAACGTGTCGAGCACCGGCGCCGGCAGTCTGCAACTTTCCGGTCAGACGGGATTCACGGCGGGCGGCAAATCAATCAGCGGCACTGCCCCTGGCAGCGGCTACTTTTCGTCTCGGCCCGCCGAATGGGTTGGAGCTAACGGGGGCATCATTCAAGCTGGGCTTGACCGCCGAGATCAGCAAAGAGATTGGCCTCATTGA